The genomic DNA GTGGTTACAGCGTACAATTCTGCCAACATCGAATCGAGCGCGAGCAACGTTGCCACCTATACCCCAGCCGGGACTTCACTATCCTCTCCACCAGCCGGGTCTTCAACACCCGCTCCAACGGTGACGCTGACCATTCTTGGATCGCCGACTTCAGGTCAGTCTTGGACCGTTCAGGCGTACCCCGCCAATGTGGCGGGGACCGTTTCTGTGGAGTACTGGATCAACAACACCCTTGATCACATGGAGAATGCCGCCCCCTATTGCCCATTCGACGGCGCTGACGATGGTACCCATTGCGTGACGAGATTGAGACCTTTCGGGTTTTACACTATTGAGGCGCGTGTGCGGAGCAATGGGACCGAAGTCGCTCGTCAGGCCATTATGGTTCAAGCATCCGCAACTCCCCCGGCAACCTCCGCTCCAAAAGTGACGCTGAGCGTTCTCGGATCGCCGACGTCGGGTCAGCCCTGGACCGTTCAGGCGTATCCCGCCAACGTGGCGGGGACCGTTTCCGTGCAATTTTTAATCAACAACACCGTGAATCGCATCGAAGCTTTTGCTCCCTATTGCCCGTTCGACGGCGCTGACGATGGCGCACATTGTCTTACGAAATTGAAACCATTTGGGTTCTACACTCTTGAGGCGCGTGTGCTGAGCAATGGGACCGAAGTCACTCGTCAGGTCATTGTCGTCAAAGCAAGTAGCCAGTGATCCTAAAATTGGTCGATTAGAAAAAATGCAATCATATCAAATTCGTTGAGGAAATCATATTTCTTATGGCTTATCTACTCCGCAGCACACTTCATAATCTCACTGCGTCCAGCGAATAACTGCGATTCATTTCGCCCGTCCTCTGCGTCAAGTTGGTTCAAGGCACCAAGCTGGAAGGAGAGCTGGCTACTTTGAATGGATGCCAGATCGGAAAAACGAACGCATTCTCGTTTTCCGATCAACCACTCCTGAGCATGGAGGCTACAAGGCGATCGCAGTTCGATGAGCCCCATCGCGTCCCATTCTTCCTGTGTCATTATCCGTCTCGCTTTCAAGGCTCCGGTTGCAAAGGAAAGCGGCAACGCCTTCAACAATTGCCGAGACATCGGGCGCTTTGAAAGGATTACAGGAGAACGCGAATGGCAGGAAAAAGGGAAGGAAGGAAGATAAATTACAGGATCGCTGTCTTTACCCCGTAGCCAACCGACGTCTGATTCTCGTTCAGACTTCTACTTGAGCAGCGCTTTCATCCGTGGGAGAAGGCTCAACCAGCGGCGATCTATAGGCAGCATCCATTTCTAAATTTTTATTTCTGATGGAGTATACCGTATCTCATCAGCGATAACGTGGTTCACTCTGTGCCAGCAATCTCGATAAGCTCTCCCTTCTTTCTTCGTCATTTCACCGTCGCCTTCGTCGACTTGTCGACTTGCAGATACTTATCGATCCCGGCCGCCATTTTACGCCCTTCGGCGATAGCCCAGACGATGAGCGAGGCGCCGCGTTTGGTGTCGCCACCGGCAAAGACTCCATCACGGTTGGTCATGAAGTTTTCGTCTACAGCTACCGCTCCACGCGCATCATACGTCACGCCCAGGCCGTCGAGCAGGCCGTTCTTCACCGGTCCGGTAAAGCCCATGGCCAGCAGCACCAGATCGACGTTCATTTCGAAGTCGGTGTTGGGAACAGGTGTGAACTTGCCCTTATTGAACTGTACGCGATGCGCATGCAGTTTGGTGACATGGCCATCATGGCCGGTAAACTTCGTGGTAGACAAACTCCATTGGCGGTCACAGCCTTCTTCATGGGCGTGCGACGTGCGAAGTTGCATCGGCCAGAGCGGCCAGGGAGTCGATTCTGCCCGCTGGGGAGGCGGTTCCGGCAGCAATTCAAATTGGTGCGCTTCGACGCAGCCTTGGCGGTGCGCGGTGCCGAGACAGTCCGACCCCGTATCGCCTCCGCCGATAATGACAACGCGCTTCCCCTTCGCGGTGATCGGCTCATCGCTGAAAGGAATGCCGGCCGTACGTTTGTTCTGCTGTGTCAGATATTCCATCGCGAGGTGCACGCCCTTCAGCTCTCGTCCCGGAATCGGCAGCTCGCGGGCCTGCTCGGCGCCCATTGTGAGGCCCACCGCATCGAACTGTCGCCGCAACTGTTCGCCGGTGATGTCCTTGCCGACAGCGACGCCGGTTTGAAACTTCACCCCTTCGGCCTTCATCTGTTCCAGCCGTCTGTCGATCACCCACTTCTCCATTTTGAAGTCGGGAATGCCATAGCGAAGCAGGCCGCCGATCCGATCGGATTTTTCGAAGACAGTCACCTCGTGTCCGAACCGAGCCAGTTGCTGCGCAGCAGCCAAACCTGCCGGACCGGAACCCACGATCGCTACGGTCTTCCCCGTCTTGACCACCGGCAGGATAGGGGTCACCAGTCCATCGTTGAACCCGCGATCGACGATATTCCATTCGATGATACGGATGGAGACCGGATCTTCATTGATTCCCAGCACACAGGCGCCTTCGCAGGGCGCCGGACAGAGCCGACCGGTGAACTCGGGAAAGTTGTTTGTCGTATGCAGAGCTTTAAGCGCGTCTTTCCAGCGACCGCGATAGACAAGATCGTTCCATTCGGGAATCAAATTCACGACCGGACAACCGGTGTGGCCTTGGCAAAACGGCACACCACAATCCATGCAGCGCGCGCCCTGAGTCTTCAGCTTATCCTCGGAGATCGGCTCGTACATCTCCTTCCAATCAAGCACACGCAACTCGATCGGCTTGCGTTTCGGGCCCTCTCGGGGGTATTTCATGAAACCCTTTGGATCACCCATCTCTTCTAGTCCTGAGTGCTGAGTTCTGAGTGCTCAGTGAAAACCCGACACCCAGCACTTAGCACTTTCTTGCTCAGCACTTCCCTAGTGCACCGCGCTCGCTTTGCGTTTCCGTTCCTCTAGGACGCGCTTGTAATCGACCGGCATGACTTTTACAAACTTCTGCAAGGTGACTTCGAACGCATCGAGCACTTGCTTGGCCTTACGGCTACCCGTATACATGAAATGCTTGGTGATCAATCCGTGGAGCAGCTGCTTGTCTACCTTCGTCACCGGTTCCAGTTCGACCATCCCGGTGTTACAACGGCTCTGGAAGGTGCCCGCGTCGTCCAGTACGAACGCCACTCCCCCGGACATACCGGCGGCAAAGTTGCGGCCTGTCCGACCGAGCACCACGACGACGCCACCCGTCATGTACTCACATCCGTGATCGCCCGTCCCTTCGACGACGGCATGCGCCCCGCTGTTTCGGACGGCAAACCGTTCACCGGCCATCCCATAGAAATAGGCTTCGCCCTGTGTTGCTCCGTAGAGCGACGTATTGCCGATCAAAATCGTCTCTTCCGGATTATACAGAATGTCCTTCGGTGGGAAGACGACGATCTTGCCCCCGGATAATCCCTTGCCGATATAGTCGTTGGACTCCCCTTCCAGCGTCAGCGTGATGCCTTTCGCGAGGAAAGCCCCGAACGATTGTCCGGCGGAACCGGAAAACTTGATCGAGATCGTGTCTTCCGGCAACCCGTCCGGCCCATACCTCTTCGCGATCTTGCTCGAGAGCACCGTGCCGGTCGTCCGGTTAATGTTCCTGATCGGGAGATCGAGCTTGATCTTCTCGCCCTTCTCGATCGCGGCCTTGCAGAGATCAACCAGCTTGTTGTCGAGGATGTCGGCGAGACCATGGTCCTGCATCTGCACGCAATAGCGCGGCACATCCACAGGAACATCAGGAGCCGTCAGCAGCGGCGTGAGGTCCAACCCCTTGGCTTTCCAGTGGTCAATGGCTCTGGTGATCTTGAGTTTGTCGACGCGGCCGACCATCTCATTGATCGTCCGGAAGCCAAGTCTCGCCATCAATTGCCGCGCTTCTTCGGCCACGAAGAACAGGTAGTTGACAATGTGCTCCGGCTTGCCGTTGAATTTCTTGCGCAATTCAGGGTCCTGTGTCGCGATCCCGACCGGGCAGGTGTTCAGATGACACTTGCGCATCATGATGCAGCCTTCGACGATGAGGGGAGCCGTCGCGAACCCGTATTCTTCTGCGCCAAGCAGTGTGGCGATGACCACGTCGCGGCCGGTCTTCATCTGGCCGTCCGTTTCAACACGGATACGCCCGCGCAGATCGTTGAGAACCAGCGTCTGATGGGTTTCCGCCAATCCTAACTCCCACGGGATGCCGGCGTACTTGATCGATGACAATGGCGACGCACCCGTACCGCCGGAATCGCCGCTGATGAGCACCTTATCCGCATGGGCCTTGGCGACACCGGCTGCGATGGTGCCGACACCGACCTCCGCCACCAGTTTCACGGAGACACCGGCATCGGGATTGGAATTTTTCAGGTCGAAAATGAGCTGGGCCAAATCCTCGATCGAATAGATGTCGTGATGCGGCGGGGGCGAGATCAGTTGCACACCCGGTGTTGCATAACGAAAGCGCGCGATGTTTTCGTCCACCTTGTGGCCGGGCAGTTGGCCGCCTTCTCCGGGCTTGGCCCCCTGCGCCATCTTGATCTGCAATTCCCGCGCGTTCACGAGGTAATGCGCCGTGACCCCGAATCGGGCCGACGCCACCTGCTTGATGTAGCTGTTCTTCGAATCTCCGTTCGGCAAGGGTGTGAACCGCTCGGGATCTTCACCGCCTTCGCCCGTATTGCTCTTGCCGCCAAGCCGGTTCATCGCGATGGCCAACGTCTCGTGCGCTTCCTTGCTGATCGACCCGAACGACATGGCTCCGGTGTTGAAGCGTTTCACGATTTCCTTGGCCGGCTCCACTTCTTCGATGGGAATCGGCTGGGGATCGAACTTGAAATCCAGTAGACCCCGCAAATTCGACCGTCGCTGACTCTCGTCGTTCACGATCCGCGCGAATTCGGCATAGGTCTTCGGGTCGTTCGAACGGCTGGCGTGCTGCAGTTTGTAGATCGTCTCAGGATTCCAGTTATGATGTTCACCCTGGATGCGATAGTGGACCTCACCCCCGAAATCGAGTTGGCGAATCGCCACCGGCTCATACGCCACGCGGTGACGGCGCAAGGTTTCTTCGCCGATGTCGCGGATCCCGACTCCTGCCACGCGCGAAGGGGTCCCGGTGAAGTAGCGGTCGATGAGTTCGCAATTCAATCCGATCGCCTCAAAGATCTGCGCGCCGCAGTAGGACTGCACCGTGGAAATCCCCATTTTTGAGAAGATCTTGAGCAGACCCTTGTTAATGGCCTTGATGAATTTACCCTCCGCCGTCTGCGCGTCGAGGCCTTCCGGCAAATAGTTATCGCGCTCCATGTCGACAAGCGATTCGAAGACCAGATAAGGGTTGATCGTTCCGGCACCATAGCCGATCAGACAGGCGAACTGATGTACATCGCGCGGCTCGCCGGTTTCCACGATCAAGCCTACTTCGGTTCTCGTACACTCACGAACCAGGTGGTGATGGACCGCCGAGATGCCGAGCAAGCTCGGGATCGGAGCCCATTGTTCATCGACACCGCGATCGCTCAAGATGAGAAATTTGTAGCCTTCCTTGATGGCCAGGGAGGCCTGTCGGCACAAGTCGTCCACCGCTTCTCCGAGGCCGTCCGGCCCTTCGGCGACGCGGAACAACATGCGAAGGGTCTTGCTCTTGAAGTGCGGATCGGAGATGCCGCGGATCTTTTGCAAATCGGCATTCGTGAGAATCGGTTGCTGCACCTTGATGCGGCGGCAAGACTCCGGCGATTCGTCCATTAAGTTCGGCTTTGGGCCGATGTTCGTCACGAGCGACATCACGAGCTGTTCGCGGATCGGGTCGATGGGAGGATTCGTCACCTGCGCGAAGAGTTGTTTAAAATACTTGAACAGGAGCTGCGGCCGATCGGACAACACCGCCAATGGGGTATCGGTGCCCATCGAGGAGATCGCTTCTTCGCCCGTCACGATCATCGGCGTGATGACCATCTTCAGTTCTTCGACCGTGTAGCCGAAGGCTTGTTGCCGCTGGCGGATCGTCGGGTGATCCGGCTGCGGGACGTTCAACGGCTCCGGCAACTCGTCCAGCGACACCCCGTACTGCGTGACCCAACTACGATAGGGTTTGCGTCCGACGATGTCGGCCTTAATTTCTTCATCATCGATGATCCGACCCTGCACCGTATCGACAAGAAACATCCGACCCGGTTGGAGACGGCCTTTCATGCGAATATCTTTCGCTTCAGTCGGCAAGACGCCCGCTTCGGATGCCAGGACCACGAGACCGTCCGTCGTCACCTGATAGCGGCAGGGGCGCAGCCCGTTCCGGTCCAACGTCGCGCCGATCATCTTGCCGTCGGTGAAACAGACCGCGGCAGGCCCGTCCCACGGCTCCATCATCGCCGCGTGATATTGATAGAAGCCCCGACGATCCAAATCCATCTGGGCATTTGCCACCCACGGTTCGGGAATCAACATCATCATGGCATGCGGCAGCGAACGGCCACCGAGCAGCAGAAATTCGAGGGTATTGTCCAAACAAGCCGAATCACTTTGATTCTCGGAGACGATCGGAAACAGCTTCTCCATGTCTTTTCCGAAAAGCTCCGAATGGAGACGGCCTTGGCGAGCCTTCATCCAATTGACGTTGCCCTTCAGCGTGTTGATTTCCCCATTGTGACACACATACCGATAGGGATGAGCCCGCGGCCAGGTGGGAAAAGTGTTCGTGCTGAAACGCGAGTGCACCAAGGCCAGCGCGCTCACCATTCGTTCATCGGTGAGGTCCTGATAGTAGGCCGCCAT from Nitrospira sp. includes the following:
- a CDS encoding Glutamate synthase [NADPH] small chain, which gives rise to MGDPKGFMKYPREGPKRKPIELRVLDWKEMYEPISEDKLKTQGARCMDCGVPFCQGHTGCPVVNLIPEWNDLVYRGRWKDALKALHTTNNFPEFTGRLCPAPCEGACVLGINEDPVSIRIIEWNIVDRGFNDGLVTPILPVVKTGKTVAIVGSGPAGLAAAQQLARFGHEVTVFEKSDRIGGLLRYGIPDFKMEKWVIDRRLEQMKAEGVKFQTGVAVGKDITGEQLRRQFDAVGLTMGAEQARELPIPGRELKGVHLAMEYLTQQNKRTAGIPFSDEPITAKGKRVVIIGGGDTGSDCLGTAHRQGCVEAHQFELLPEPPPQRAESTPWPLWPMQLRTSHAHEEGCDRQWSLSTTKFTGHDGHVTKLHAHRVQFNKGKFTPVPNTDFEMNVDLVLLAMGFTGPVKNGLLDGLGVTYDARGAVAVDENFMTNRDGVFAGGDTKRGASLIVWAIAEGRKMAAGIDKYLQVDKSTKATVK
- a CDS encoding Glutamate synthase [NADPH] large chain; translation: MNIPGFPRRQGLYDPQYETDSCGIGFVVNIKGKKSHDIVRKGLQVLENLTHRGAQGSDPYTGDGAGILLQISHTFFKRVAGDVGVSLPDVGEYGVGQLFLPPDADSRRLCEKLFVEILVEEGLRLLGWRDVPVKSDRIGDQARTTEPFMRQIFIARDALNEAQFERKLYVVRKRVEKAVAESAIQGREHFYVSSLSANTIVYKGLLLPHQMAAYYQDLTDERMVSALALVHSRFSTNTFPTWPRAHPYRYVCHNGEINTLKGNVNWMKARQGRLHSELFGKDMEKLFPIVSENQSDSACLDNTLEFLLLGGRSLPHAMMMLIPEPWVANAQMDLDRRGFYQYHAAMMEPWDGPAAVCFTDGKMIGATLDRNGLRPCRYQVTTDGLVVLASEAGVLPTEAKDIRMKGRLQPGRMFLVDTVQGRIIDDEEIKADIVGRKPYRSWVTQYGVSLDELPEPLNVPQPDHPTIRQRQQAFGYTVEELKMVITPMIVTGEEAISSMGTDTPLAVLSDRPQLLFKYFKQLFAQVTNPPIDPIREQLVMSLVTNIGPKPNLMDESPESCRRIKVQQPILTNADLQKIRGISDPHFKSKTLRMLFRVAEGPDGLGEAVDDLCRQASLAIKEGYKFLILSDRGVDEQWAPIPSLLGISAVHHHLVRECTRTEVGLIVETGEPRDVHQFACLIGYGAGTINPYLVFESLVDMERDNYLPEGLDAQTAEGKFIKAINKGLLKIFSKMGISTVQSYCGAQIFEAIGLNCELIDRYFTGTPSRVAGVGIRDIGEETLRRHRVAYEPVAIRQLDFGGEVHYRIQGEHHNWNPETIYKLQHASRSNDPKTYAEFARIVNDESQRRSNLRGLLDFKFDPQPIPIEEVEPAKEIVKRFNTGAMSFGSISKEAHETLAIAMNRLGGKSNTGEGGEDPERFTPLPNGDSKNSYIKQVASARFGVTAHYLVNARELQIKMAQGAKPGEGGQLPGHKVDENIARFRYATPGVQLISPPPHHDIYSIEDLAQLIFDLKNSNPDAGVSVKLVAEVGVGTIAAGVAKAHADKVLISGDSGGTGASPLSSIKYAGIPWELGLAETHQTLVLNDLRGRIRVETDGQMKTGRDVVIATLLGAEEYGFATAPLIVEGCIMMRKCHLNTCPVGIATQDPELRKKFNGKPEHIVNYLFFVAEEARQLMARLGFRTINEMVGRVDKLKITRAIDHWKAKGLDLTPLLTAPDVPVDVPRYCVQMQDHGLADILDNKLVDLCKAAIEKGEKIKLDLPIRNINRTTGTVLSSKIAKRYGPDGLPEDTISIKFSGSAGQSFGAFLAKGITLTLEGESNDYIGKGLSGGKIVVFPPKDILYNPEETILIGNTSLYGATQGEAYFYGMAGERFAVRNSGAHAVVEGTGDHGCEYMTGGVVVVLGRTGRNFAAGMSGGVAFVLDDAGTFQSRCNTGMVELEPVTKVDKQLLHGLITKHFMYTGSRKAKQVLDAFEVTLQKFVKVMPVDYKRVLEERKRKASAVH
- a CDS encoding Cell division protein FtsH, producing MGWITAIVTGLVLWSGTAWGATLTWNASNGPDLAGYRVYKCSQLPCSQSADTAMLLSTLGTTTSFNIGTPAVVQYYVVTAYNSANIESSASNVATYTPAGTSLSSPPAGSSTPAPTVTLTILGSPTSGQSWTVQAYPANVAGTVSVEYWINNTLDHMENAAPYCPFDGADDGTHCVTRLRPFGFYTIEARVRSNGTEVARQAIMVQASATPPATSAPKVTLSVLGSPTSGQPWTVQAYPANVAGTVSVQFLINNTVNRIEAFAPYCPFDGADDGAHCLTKLKPFGFYTLEARVLSNGTEVTRQVIVVKASSQ